The following coding sequences are from one Rhodopirellula islandica window:
- a CDS encoding DUF6797 domain-containing protein, protein MPALICRSMLALFVALAVPLFAQSPDATSPEAISSENASPGVLKQDNLVAWCIVPFDAAKRSPAERAQMLVDLGIRRCAYDWRAEHVASFEQEILEYRKHGIEFFAFWGGHPEAYRLFEKHDLHPQIWMMPPNPREGTQEEKIQQAAEQMVSAAQETQRLGCKLSLYNHGGWPGEPENLVGICRALRDRGFEHVGITYNWHHGHEHIDDWSKSFALMRPYLHCLNLNGMNDGANPKILGISKGKHEQDMIRVVAESGYQGPIGILDHRPELDAKESLLENIEGLRWIRDEMKQPGSGGAKPKTPVPPASVRAESAQPITPGTSGLFPGSPNYRQPPITVECRATLKSADGYNILVSSDAKRSANHWELFSMANSGTLTAYLPGRQPDHVRSEAVVTDGKPHTFSMIYEPARVRLFVDGKQVADQRISPPRGRGIDGGLGIGRLVQRSFQFNGVIDWVRVSRGVRPISSSDVEKVSVEDDTLGVWKVDGESGKIRFVGKSMRADQPAAEADSEASTPPTAVLPYDPKLVEALVSEAMQQGDAVRGARVFASAQTACLSCHEVGSHGGTVGPRLSAMEKPRELSHLVESVLWPDREIAPEYVNWKVLTEEGQVLTGYRTQSDEESVTLRDPASGKETVIDADNIVDEIASGTPMPAGLAAAMTREQQRDLIRFLAEVTNDKRPLPSELMHVLAQSQSHGPVSFPYTLEPVSPERWQHAKHQVNRDRIYDFYTKQAEHFRKQDSLPMLLSPYPGLDGGQHGHWGNQTEETWASDGWQQTVQGSVLAGVFRGDGKTVPRGVCVQLDSPGEHSVCFDPDTLSYAAAWEGGFVTTSSVRHGFVSGLKMQGKPIPVPSTETPKEPFEYHGFYRHGNRVVFLYRIGETEYLDSPRMKNGQLVIDRMPASEHPLRDALAGGPAQWPQTIGTQIVPGSGQPFALDTIELPHDNPWKALLFCSGHDFLPDGSALVCTMQGDVWKVSGLQAPGDQPAVATWRRFASGLHQPLGLVVANDGIYVQCRDQLTRLTDLNGDGEADFYECFSNAFQTSPAGHDFICGLQRDDQGNFYTASGNQGLLRISPDGDQADVIATGFRNPDGLGIFSDGTVTVPCSEGGWTPASMICAVPSSFDESAGQTPPHYGYRGPQGNEPPSLPLVYLPRGMDNSSGGQAVVPPGVWGPLQEQLLHLSFGTGTWFTVLQDEVDGQVQGAVVPMAGDFLSGAHRGRFSPADQQLYVSGSQGWGAYVPEEGSFQRVRWTGQTFQVPTGFHVHENGVRITFAEPVDPSIAANVQSHFAQSWNYRYSGAYGSPEYSPMHPGVAGHDPVAITSAHVLSDSRTVFLEIPDLQPVNQLHLRLHVNEDDQHVVSGPTEFGHDLFVTVHSLDAAFQDFPGYRSVEKTIAAHPILSDLALNAIRVPNPWRKPIPNAKAIELKTGTNLTYQTKIIRVKAGEPLAFTLVNPDVVPHNWALVRPGALQEVGELANQLIADPEAFARHYIPDTEDVLVATDVVGPGESQTVHFRAPSQPGRYPFLCTFPGHWMVMNGEMIVE, encoded by the coding sequence ATGCCCGCCTTGATTTGTCGTTCGATGCTAGCGTTGTTCGTTGCGCTAGCGGTTCCCTTGTTCGCCCAGTCGCCTGATGCAACCTCGCCTGAGGCGATATCGTCTGAAAACGCATCGCCCGGCGTTCTAAAACAGGACAACTTGGTGGCGTGGTGCATCGTCCCCTTCGACGCGGCGAAGCGAAGTCCCGCGGAACGCGCTCAGATGCTGGTCGATCTGGGCATCCGTCGCTGCGCCTACGATTGGCGAGCGGAACATGTGGCGAGCTTCGAGCAGGAGATTCTGGAGTACCGCAAACACGGCATCGAATTCTTTGCCTTTTGGGGCGGGCATCCCGAAGCCTATCGGTTGTTTGAGAAGCACGATCTGCATCCGCAGATCTGGATGATGCCGCCCAATCCACGCGAAGGCACGCAGGAGGAAAAGATCCAACAAGCTGCCGAGCAAATGGTGTCGGCGGCTCAGGAAACCCAGCGTCTGGGATGCAAGTTGTCGCTCTACAATCACGGCGGCTGGCCCGGCGAGCCTGAGAATCTGGTCGGCATCTGTCGTGCACTGCGGGATCGGGGATTTGAGCACGTCGGCATCACGTACAACTGGCACCACGGCCACGAACACATTGATGATTGGTCGAAATCATTTGCGTTGATGCGGCCGTACCTGCATTGCTTGAATTTGAACGGGATGAATGACGGCGCGAATCCAAAGATTCTGGGCATCAGCAAAGGCAAGCATGAACAGGACATGATTCGCGTCGTGGCGGAGAGCGGATACCAGGGACCAATCGGCATCCTCGATCATCGCCCGGAACTGGATGCCAAGGAATCTCTGCTGGAGAACATTGAGGGGCTGCGATGGATTCGTGATGAAATGAAGCAACCGGGCAGCGGCGGTGCAAAGCCGAAGACACCGGTACCGCCCGCGTCCGTCCGTGCTGAGTCGGCTCAACCTATCACGCCGGGCACCAGCGGTTTGTTTCCGGGCTCGCCAAACTATCGCCAACCGCCAATCACGGTGGAATGTCGGGCGACATTGAAGTCCGCGGATGGCTACAACATCCTGGTCAGCAGTGATGCCAAGCGGTCGGCCAATCACTGGGAACTGTTCAGCATGGCAAACAGCGGCACGCTGACGGCTTACCTGCCGGGCCGGCAACCGGACCATGTTCGCAGTGAAGCGGTGGTCACCGATGGCAAACCTCACACGTTTTCGATGATCTATGAGCCTGCTCGGGTGCGTCTGTTTGTCGATGGCAAACAGGTGGCGGATCAACGCATTTCCCCCCCGCGCGGCCGAGGCATCGATGGCGGGCTCGGGATTGGTCGTTTGGTCCAGCGATCCTTCCAGTTCAACGGCGTGATCGATTGGGTACGTGTCTCCCGCGGCGTTCGCCCGATCTCTTCGTCTGACGTTGAGAAGGTTTCGGTGGAGGATGACACGCTCGGAGTTTGGAAGGTCGACGGGGAGAGCGGCAAAATTCGCTTTGTTGGTAAATCAATGCGTGCCGACCAGCCTGCTGCCGAAGCGGATTCCGAGGCCAGCACGCCTCCGACGGCAGTGCTTCCCTATGATCCCAAGCTTGTGGAGGCGTTGGTCAGCGAAGCGATGCAGCAGGGCGATGCGGTGCGGGGAGCACGTGTGTTTGCCAGTGCGCAAACCGCGTGTCTGTCGTGTCACGAGGTCGGTTCCCATGGCGGAACGGTCGGGCCCAGACTGTCCGCGATGGAGAAGCCACGCGAACTGTCACACTTGGTTGAATCCGTGTTGTGGCCCGATCGCGAGATCGCTCCGGAGTACGTGAACTGGAAGGTTTTGACAGAAGAAGGGCAGGTTCTCACGGGGTACAGGACGCAGTCGGACGAGGAGTCCGTGACACTACGAGATCCAGCCTCGGGCAAGGAAACGGTGATCGACGCAGATAACATCGTCGATGAGATCGCAAGCGGCACACCGATGCCCGCGGGCTTGGCGGCGGCAATGACGCGTGAACAACAACGGGATCTGATTCGCTTTTTGGCGGAAGTCACCAACGACAAGCGACCACTGCCCAGCGAACTGATGCACGTTTTGGCTCAATCGCAATCTCATGGTCCGGTGTCATTCCCGTATACCCTCGAACCAGTCAGCCCAGAACGTTGGCAACATGCAAAACACCAGGTGAACCGTGACCGCATCTACGACTTTTACACCAAGCAAGCGGAGCATTTTCGGAAACAGGATTCCTTGCCGATGTTGCTGTCGCCTTATCCAGGGCTCGATGGTGGGCAACACGGTCACTGGGGAAACCAAACGGAGGAAACCTGGGCCAGCGACGGGTGGCAGCAGACGGTCCAAGGATCGGTGTTGGCGGGCGTGTTTCGTGGCGATGGAAAGACCGTTCCGCGAGGTGTTTGTGTGCAGTTGGACAGCCCCGGTGAACACTCGGTTTGCTTCGACCCTGACACGTTGAGCTATGCAGCGGCCTGGGAAGGTGGCTTCGTGACGACCTCGTCCGTCCGCCATGGATTTGTCAGCGGACTGAAGATGCAAGGCAAACCAATTCCGGTTCCATCGACAGAGACGCCGAAAGAGCCTTTTGAGTACCACGGGTTCTATCGACATGGCAATCGTGTGGTGTTCTTGTACCGCATTGGCGAGACCGAATACCTGGACTCACCGCGGATGAAAAATGGGCAGTTGGTTATCGACCGAATGCCCGCCAGCGAACATCCGTTGCGCGACGCGTTGGCAGGCGGCCCAGCACAGTGGCCACAAACAATCGGGACGCAGATCGTTCCGGGCTCGGGCCAGCCCTTTGCGCTCGACACGATTGAGTTGCCTCATGACAACCCGTGGAAGGCGTTGCTGTTTTGTAGCGGTCATGATTTTTTGCCCGACGGCAGTGCGCTGGTCTGCACAATGCAGGGTGACGTGTGGAAAGTCAGCGGACTGCAAGCCCCGGGGGATCAACCGGCCGTGGCAACTTGGCGACGTTTTGCATCCGGATTGCATCAACCGTTGGGGCTGGTGGTTGCCAACGATGGGATCTATGTGCAGTGTCGCGACCAGTTGACACGTTTGACGGACCTCAATGGGGACGGCGAAGCGGATTTCTATGAGTGTTTCAGCAACGCCTTTCAAACCTCTCCCGCCGGGCACGATTTCATTTGTGGGTTGCAACGCGATGACCAGGGGAATTTCTACACGGCCTCCGGCAACCAAGGGCTGCTGCGGATTTCGCCGGATGGCGACCAAGCAGATGTCATTGCCACTGGCTTTCGCAATCCCGATGGGCTGGGCATTTTTTCAGATGGAACCGTCACGGTCCCCTGCAGTGAAGGTGGATGGACCCCCGCATCGATGATCTGTGCCGTGCCCAGTTCATTCGATGAGTCGGCGGGGCAGACACCACCGCATTACGGGTACCGCGGTCCGCAAGGAAACGAACCGCCGTCGTTGCCGCTCGTGTATCTGCCACGTGGCATGGACAACTCCAGCGGTGGGCAAGCGGTTGTGCCACCGGGCGTGTGGGGGCCTCTGCAAGAACAGTTGTTGCACCTTTCGTTTGGAACGGGGACCTGGTTCACCGTGTTGCAGGACGAAGTGGACGGCCAAGTGCAAGGTGCCGTGGTTCCCATGGCCGGTGATTTTCTCTCGGGAGCTCACCGCGGTCGGTTCTCACCCGCCGACCAACAACTGTATGTGTCCGGATCGCAAGGATGGGGAGCCTATGTGCCGGAGGAGGGCAGTTTTCAACGAGTCCGCTGGACCGGGCAGACTTTTCAAGTTCCAACCGGTTTTCACGTTCACGAAAATGGCGTGCGAATCACATTCGCGGAACCGGTTGACCCAAGCATTGCCGCCAACGTGCAAAGCCATTTCGCACAGTCTTGGAATTACCGTTACAGCGGAGCGTATGGATCGCCGGAGTACTCTCCCATGCACCCCGGCGTTGCCGGGCATGATCCGGTGGCGATCACGTCAGCGCACGTCTTGTCCGATTCCCGGACCGTGTTCTTGGAAATCCCTGACCTGCAACCCGTCAATCAATTGCATCTGCGTTTGCACGTCAACGAGGACGACCAGCACGTGGTCAGTGGGCCCACTGAATTTGGCCACGACTTGTTTGTCACCGTTCATTCCCTGGACGCTGCGTTTCAAGACTTTCCCGGCTACCGATCGGTGGAAAAGACCATTGCCGCGCATCCTATCCTGAGCGATTTGGCGTTGAATGCGATTCGTGTTCCCAACCCGTGGAGAAAACCGATTCCGAATGCCAAAGCCATCGAACTGAAGACGGGAACGAACCTGACCTACCAAACCAAAATCATTCGAGTGAAAGCCGGCGAGCCGTTGGCGTTCACCTTGGTGAATCCAGATGTCGTGCCGCACAACTGGGCGTTGGTGCGTCCAGGGGCGCTGCAAGAGGTTGGTGAGCTGGCCAACCAATTGATCGCCGATCCCGAGGCCTTCGCTCGCCACTACATCCCCGACACGGAAGACGTTCTGGTTGCCACCGACGTGGTTGGCCCAGGCGAGTCCCAAACCGTCCACTTCCGAGCCCCCTCGCAACCGGGCCGCTATCCCTTCCTCTGCACATTCCCAGGCCACTGGATGGTGATGAACGGAGAAATGATTGTGGAGTGA
- a CDS encoding AAA family ATPase produces the protein MSTHSLHIVTGAAGVGKSTFGKALATKLAACLLDSDTVTEPVVRAGLKAAGMDHTDRDSPEYKRLFRDAVYECLFDTAAENLSHVSVVIVGPFTRELRNVDWPEQLRDRLDVAPTIWYLTCDDEVRRQRIQLRGNPRDQAKLVDWNQHVRDAPPAVPAFEVKRVDTSQSGEEDCIPSNGS, from the coding sequence ATGTCGACGCATTCACTTCACATCGTCACGGGTGCGGCCGGCGTTGGCAAAAGCACGTTTGGAAAAGCGTTGGCAACTAAGTTGGCGGCCTGTTTGCTGGACAGCGACACGGTGACGGAGCCCGTTGTACGCGCGGGATTGAAAGCGGCGGGGATGGATCACACTGACCGGGACAGTCCTGAGTACAAGCGGTTGTTTCGTGACGCGGTGTACGAATGCCTGTTCGATACCGCAGCGGAAAACCTCTCGCACGTGAGCGTGGTGATTGTTGGTCCGTTCACGCGAGAGCTGAGGAATGTTGATTGGCCGGAACAGCTTCGCGATCGCTTGGATGTCGCGCCAACCATTTGGTACCTGACGTGTGATGATGAAGTGCGACGTCAAAGGATCCAGCTTCGAGGCAACCCGAGAGACCAAGCCAAATTGGTCGATTGGAATCAACACGTTCGCGATGCACCGCCCGCCGTGCCCGCATTTGAGGTCAAACGCGTCGATACAAGCCAGTCGGGTGAAGAGGATTGCATTCCGTCAAATGGATCGTGA
- a CDS encoding alkaline phosphatase D family protein: MNLTKLHPFLLLGSFCLASLATCDTAKANDVVGPLVGAVESTSANFLYRVGESEQPLRLSVLLDGDVVQAVDSIGRQEDDFVAKFSISNLRPDTRYHYQITNTKTGETLIEADEQHAFRTANPARHGNRVSVGFVSCVDIEPNGIWKEMQGLDLDTVCLMGDTPYIDSTDLKKVRTRHREFLQMPDLAELAANTPVVGTWDDHDFGLNNGNGHNLMEGKVDTRRGFVNYRAHSQFGNGKEGVYHRVDLGMIEVFFLDPRYFSQTEPSPVDPTQPTCFGAEQWEWLLTGLRESKAPFKVLAFGAIWEDKKNFETDDMFTYWYERDALLDVVKNENIGGVVLLGGDIHVARHLIHPQRVGYDLHDFVISPGHKRTITELDVFHPSLEWSLVEGWQFLTLTADGTQAEPTLTAEFRQPDGVVNRQVKLPLASLTAVDSSKPDSGLRAHWSFDGDLKNQSVLGDRVDAVAVNDALVVTDGGVSGGALKLDRSREQFARVPRSFLDDNSNHHTVSLWFKPTSLPAHGTSERHFLLESTAEGTESAKSAWHLSLGMRSSEDASKVNLQLFTHTLQPATEIGAAPAAKAQGGFDALVDREALLGRWNHVVLAFDSSSLTLTLNDKQIAKHPLPVPGPASEFGGLIIGGHRVGAGRNFDGWIDEVSIWQGEMPAETK, encoded by the coding sequence ATGAACCTCACAAAACTTCATCCATTCTTATTACTCGGTTCGTTTTGCCTGGCTTCGCTCGCGACTTGCGACACGGCGAAAGCCAACGATGTGGTTGGGCCGCTCGTCGGAGCTGTCGAAAGCACTTCTGCGAATTTTCTGTATCGCGTGGGTGAGTCCGAGCAACCGTTGCGATTGTCGGTTTTGTTGGATGGCGATGTGGTTCAAGCAGTGGATTCGATCGGTCGCCAGGAAGATGACTTTGTGGCCAAGTTTTCAATCTCCAACCTAAGACCAGACACTCGGTACCACTACCAAATCACGAACACGAAAACGGGAGAGACATTGATTGAGGCGGATGAGCAGCATGCCTTTCGAACTGCCAATCCGGCTCGCCATGGAAATCGCGTTTCCGTGGGCTTTGTTTCCTGCGTCGATATTGAACCCAATGGCATTTGGAAAGAAATGCAGGGACTGGATCTCGACACCGTGTGCCTGATGGGCGACACGCCCTACATCGACAGCACTGATCTGAAAAAGGTGCGAACAAGACACCGCGAATTTTTGCAGATGCCTGATTTGGCGGAGTTGGCTGCCAACACACCGGTCGTGGGCACTTGGGACGATCACGACTTTGGACTCAACAATGGCAATGGCCACAATTTGATGGAGGGCAAAGTCGACACACGCCGGGGGTTCGTCAACTATCGGGCTCATTCGCAGTTCGGCAATGGCAAGGAAGGCGTTTACCATCGTGTCGACCTGGGCATGATCGAGGTGTTCTTTCTCGATCCACGCTACTTCTCGCAAACCGAGCCTTCTCCCGTCGATCCAACGCAGCCAACGTGTTTCGGTGCCGAGCAATGGGAATGGTTGCTAACAGGTTTGCGTGAGTCCAAGGCTCCCTTCAAAGTGCTGGCCTTCGGTGCGATTTGGGAGGACAAGAAGAACTTCGAAACCGATGACATGTTCACCTACTGGTACGAACGGGATGCGTTGCTGGACGTGGTCAAGAACGAAAACATTGGCGGTGTCGTGCTGCTAGGAGGCGACATCCACGTGGCCCGGCATTTGATCCATCCACAGCGAGTTGGGTATGACCTGCATGACTTTGTCATCTCGCCGGGGCACAAACGCACGATCACCGAGTTGGATGTCTTTCACCCGTCGTTGGAATGGTCGCTGGTCGAAGGTTGGCAGTTTCTCACCTTGACCGCGGACGGGACACAAGCAGAACCAACGTTGACGGCTGAGTTCCGCCAACCGGATGGCGTCGTGAACCGCCAAGTCAAACTCCCGCTTGCATCATTGACTGCAGTTGATTCATCCAAACCGGATTCTGGGTTGAGAGCCCACTGGTCATTCGATGGCGACTTGAAAAACCAATCCGTTCTCGGCGACCGCGTTGATGCGGTTGCCGTGAACGACGCCCTGGTGGTCACTGACGGAGGCGTCTCCGGTGGTGCGTTGAAGCTGGATCGTTCTCGTGAACAGTTTGCTCGTGTGCCACGAAGTTTCTTGGATGACAACTCGAACCATCACACCGTGTCGCTGTGGTTCAAACCAACCAGCCTTCCAGCACACGGCACCTCGGAACGACACTTTTTGTTGGAAAGCACGGCGGAGGGAACCGAGTCCGCAAAATCAGCCTGGCATCTCTCGCTAGGAATGCGGTCTTCGGAGGACGCCAGCAAGGTGAACCTGCAATTGTTCACACACACGTTGCAGCCCGCTACCGAAATCGGGGCGGCTCCGGCCGCCAAGGCGCAAGGCGGTTTCGACGCCTTGGTTGATCGCGAAGCTCTCTTGGGCCGTTGGAATCATGTCGTCCTGGCTTTCGATTCCAGTTCGCTCACGCTGACTCTGAACGACAAACAGATCGCCAAGCATCCGCTGCCAGTTCCCGGTCCGGCTTCCGAATTCGGAGGACTGATCATTGGCGGGCATCGCGTCGGTGCCGGTCGAAACTTCGACGGGTGGATCGACGAGGTCTCGATCTGGCAAGGTGAGATGCCCGCTGAAACCAAATGA
- a CDS encoding PA4780 family RIO1-like protein kinase: protein MKVPKRIQPLIEDGLVDQVLGSLMSGKEAQVFLVRCGDEVRCAKVYKDVAKRSFKNAVQYQEGRKIRNSRRQRAIDKRSKFGRDQQEDVWQRAEVDALIKLSQAGVRVPQSYGFFDGVLLMELIGDGEGGVAPRLNDITMSAEQAVREHAVMMTYVLRMLCAGLVHGDLSEFNVLQEESGPVIIDFPQVINASGNNNAKTMLQRDVRNITQYYAQYAPELAETHYAEEMWELHEKSELDPDFKLTGRFKFSTKSADVKSVITMIDLAYEDELDRQNRSDGG, encoded by the coding sequence TTGAAAGTCCCCAAACGCATCCAGCCTCTGATCGAAGACGGGCTTGTGGACCAAGTCTTGGGATCCCTGATGAGCGGCAAAGAGGCCCAGGTTTTCCTGGTCCGTTGCGGTGACGAGGTTCGCTGCGCGAAGGTGTACAAGGACGTTGCCAAGCGTAGTTTCAAGAACGCGGTGCAGTACCAGGAAGGCCGAAAGATTCGAAACAGTCGTCGTCAGCGAGCCATTGACAAGCGTTCCAAATTCGGTCGGGATCAACAGGAAGACGTCTGGCAGCGGGCCGAAGTCGACGCCTTGATCAAACTCTCCCAGGCGGGCGTCCGAGTACCCCAGTCTTACGGCTTTTTTGACGGCGTGCTGTTGATGGAATTGATCGGCGACGGGGAGGGCGGCGTGGCCCCGCGGTTGAACGACATCACGATGTCAGCGGAACAAGCGGTCCGAGAGCACGCCGTCATGATGACGTACGTGTTGCGGATGCTATGTGCTGGTTTGGTGCACGGAGATCTCTCTGAATTCAACGTGCTGCAAGAGGAAAGCGGCCCCGTCATCATCGATTTCCCGCAAGTCATCAACGCATCTGGCAATAACAACGCCAAAACTATGTTGCAGCGAGATGTCCGAAACATCACCCAGTACTACGCCCAGTACGCGCCCGAGCTCGCCGAGACGCATTACGCGGAAGAAATGTGGGAGTTGCACGAGAAAAGCGAACTGGACCCCGACTTCAAACTCACCGGTCGATTCAAGTTCTCCACCAAGTCCGCCGACGTCAAATCGGTCATCACAATGATCGACCTCGCCTACGAAGACGAACTGGACCGCCAAAACCGCTCCGATGGTGGCTGA